A part of Phoenix dactylifera cultivar Barhee BC4 chromosome 2, palm_55x_up_171113_PBpolish2nd_filt_p, whole genome shotgun sequence genomic DNA contains:
- the LOC120103798 gene encoding VAN3-binding protein-like isoform X1 yields MEEPRRGIKFGKVSFSRHSSLPSPMNERMEKTREHKAVGLSREKSQQLACFHRLEVPKSPHRVMEFLSRTWSPSSSDFFQILSSNNLVPRLEDCRPVEHDEELEELESENKVHLNGGTGTRSVDQIWTVLSSGKLAPTSPQTHRIYRKWTNVKFIKAWLGGEPISSLLRGSKMKRKEELRLQVAQVHAALSVARLAAGIAGIVANCSFEPSNSKDLSIHSGGGDWGKEMSTVVASAAALVATVCAEAAESVGANRAHVASVVSTGLATRTFADMLTHTATAATCLRGAATLKLRTVAHANSSEDHNILARGSELLIIMPSGRVQLRMVCVCLKHNKLTLRLGKKHLHGVFTRFKEYRIFDAMEGIKDSAFTKDGNCFHLITLATTGGAIQVLFQEEKQYGFWKSTISHLLSDH; encoded by the exons ATGGAGGAACCCAGAAGAGGAATAAAATTTGGAAAGGTCTCTTTCTCGAGACATTCTTCATTGCCTTCTCCGATG AACGAGAGAATGGAGAAGACACGTGAACACAAAGCTGTGGGGTTGTCTAGAGAGAAATCGCAGCAGTTGGCTTGCTTTCATCGCTTGGAGGTCCCGAAAAGTCCTCATCGGGTTATGGAGTTCCTCTCTAGAACCTGGAGCCCATCTTCCTCTGACTTCTTTCAAATACTCTCATCAAAT AACCTAGTGCCACGGCTCGAGGACTGTAGGCCAGTGGAGCATGATGAAGAATTAGAGGAGCTAGAATCAGAGAACAAGGTCCATTTAAATGGAGGAACAGGCACTAGGAGTGTGGACCAAATATGG ACAGTACTTTCCAGTGGAAAGCTTGCCCCAACATCTCCTCAAACACATAGAATTTATAGAAAATGG ACAAATGTGAAATTTATAAAGGCATGGCTAGGTGGCGAACCTATCAGCAGCTTGTTGAGAGGAAGTAAaatgaagaggaaggaggagctgCGACTTCAAGTGGCTCAAGTTCATGCAGCTTTATCTGTCGCAAGGCTGGCCGCGGGCATCGCAGGAATTGTGGCCAATTGCAGCTTCGAACCAAGTAATTCAAAGGACCTGAGCATCCACAGTGGGGGAGGAGATTGGGGTAAGGAGATGAGCACAGTGGTTGCTTCTGCTGCAGCGTTGGTAGCGACTGTGTGCGCTGAAGCAGCTGAGTCTGTGGGTGCAAATAGAGCTCATGTTGCATCGGTCGTCAGCACAGGCCTGGCAACTCGGACATTCGCTGATATGCTCACACATACTGCAACTGCTGCAACAT GTCTAAGAGGAGCTGCAACACTTAAGCTGAGAACAGTGGCTCATGCGAATTCATCAGAGGATCATAATATCCTTGCAAGAGGCAGTGAACTCTTAATTATTATGCCTTCTG GGAGGGTTCAACTTAGGATGGTGTGCGTCTGCCTGAAGCATAATAAACTCACACTGAGATTAGGAAAGAAGCATTTGCATGGAGTTTTTACAAGATTTAAGGAGT aTAGGATATTTGATGCAATGGAGGGCATAAAAGATAGTGCCTTCACCAAGGATGGCAACTGCTTCCACTTGATAACCCTTGCAACCACGGGGGGAGCCATTCAGGTGCTGTTTCAAGAAGAAAAGCAATATGGTTTCTGGAAGTCCACCATTTCACACCTCTTATCTGATCATTAA
- the LOC120103798 gene encoding VAN3-binding protein-like isoform X2: MEEPRRGIKFGKVSFSRHSSLPSPMNERMEKTREHKAVGLSREKSQQLACFHRLEVPKSPHRVMEFLSRTWSPSSSDFFQILSSNNLVPRLEDCRPVEHDEELEELESENKVHLNGGTGTRSVDQIWTVLSSGKLAPTSPQTHRIYRKWTNVKFIKAWLGGEPISSLLRGSKMKRKEELRLQVAQVHAALSVARLAAGIAGIVANCSFEPSNSKDLSIHSGGGDWGKEMSTVVASAAALVATVCAEAAESVGANRAHVASVVSTGLATRTFADMLTHTATAATCLRGAATLKLRTVAHANSSEDHNILARGSELLIIMPSGRVQLRMVCVCLKHNKLTLRLGKKHLHGVFTRFKECKIGYLMQWRA, from the exons ATGGAGGAACCCAGAAGAGGAATAAAATTTGGAAAGGTCTCTTTCTCGAGACATTCTTCATTGCCTTCTCCGATG AACGAGAGAATGGAGAAGACACGTGAACACAAAGCTGTGGGGTTGTCTAGAGAGAAATCGCAGCAGTTGGCTTGCTTTCATCGCTTGGAGGTCCCGAAAAGTCCTCATCGGGTTATGGAGTTCCTCTCTAGAACCTGGAGCCCATCTTCCTCTGACTTCTTTCAAATACTCTCATCAAAT AACCTAGTGCCACGGCTCGAGGACTGTAGGCCAGTGGAGCATGATGAAGAATTAGAGGAGCTAGAATCAGAGAACAAGGTCCATTTAAATGGAGGAACAGGCACTAGGAGTGTGGACCAAATATGG ACAGTACTTTCCAGTGGAAAGCTTGCCCCAACATCTCCTCAAACACATAGAATTTATAGAAAATGG ACAAATGTGAAATTTATAAAGGCATGGCTAGGTGGCGAACCTATCAGCAGCTTGTTGAGAGGAAGTAAaatgaagaggaaggaggagctgCGACTTCAAGTGGCTCAAGTTCATGCAGCTTTATCTGTCGCAAGGCTGGCCGCGGGCATCGCAGGAATTGTGGCCAATTGCAGCTTCGAACCAAGTAATTCAAAGGACCTGAGCATCCACAGTGGGGGAGGAGATTGGGGTAAGGAGATGAGCACAGTGGTTGCTTCTGCTGCAGCGTTGGTAGCGACTGTGTGCGCTGAAGCAGCTGAGTCTGTGGGTGCAAATAGAGCTCATGTTGCATCGGTCGTCAGCACAGGCCTGGCAACTCGGACATTCGCTGATATGCTCACACATACTGCAACTGCTGCAACAT GTCTAAGAGGAGCTGCAACACTTAAGCTGAGAACAGTGGCTCATGCGAATTCATCAGAGGATCATAATATCCTTGCAAGAGGCAGTGAACTCTTAATTATTATGCCTTCTG GGAGGGTTCAACTTAGGATGGTGTGCGTCTGCCTGAAGCATAATAAACTCACACTGAGATTAGGAAAGAAGCATTTGCATGGAGTTTTTACAAGATTTAAGGAGTGTAAG aTAGGATATTTGATGCAATGGAGGGCATAA